The following are from one region of the Cetobacterium somerae ATCC BAA-474 genome:
- the tatC gene encoding twin-arginine translocase subunit TatC yields MKNKNLTMLGHLVELRKRMLYIVVANLITTFICYEYSNILIEIFLNMNKSMKLVYLTPPELFLAYLKISLIGGIILASPITILQIWTFVSPGLYKDERLYIVGSFIGGLLFFITGSYFAYKMVLPTMLEFFQKFQRDEIAQMISIGSYLDFVLSIIFTFGIVFEMPVLAALLAKLKLIKATTLKKKQPIMILIIFIVAAVMTPPDIISQIMLALPMILLLQLSIGICWLINKYQEE; encoded by the coding sequence GTGAAAAATAAAAATTTAACAATGCTAGGACATTTAGTAGAGTTGAGAAAAAGGATGTTATATATAGTTGTTGCTAATTTAATCACAACATTTATTTGTTATGAATATTCAAATATATTAATTGAAATATTTTTGAATATGAATAAAAGTATGAAATTGGTTTATTTAACTCCTCCAGAATTATTTTTAGCTTATCTAAAAATATCATTAATAGGAGGAATAATTTTAGCATCACCAATAACAATTTTACAGATATGGACCTTTGTATCTCCTGGTCTTTATAAGGATGAAAGATTATATATAGTAGGTTCTTTTATAGGTGGATTGTTATTTTTTATAACTGGAAGTTATTTTGCTTATAAAATGGTATTACCAACAATGTTAGAGTTCTTTCAAAAATTCCAAAGAGATGAGATTGCTCAAATGATTTCGATAGGGTCATATTTAGATTTTGTATTAAGTATTATTTTTACTTTTGGAATTGTATTTGAAATGCCTGTTTTAGCAGCATTATTAGCAAAATTAAAGCTTATAAAAGCCACAACATTGAAGAAAAAACAACCAATTATGATATTAATAATATTTATAGTAGCAGCAGTAATGACACCACCAGACATAATATCTCAAATTATGTTAGCACTTCCAATGATATTATTATTACAGTTAAGTATAGGTATTTGTTGGTTAATAAATAAATATCAGGAGGAATAA
- a CDS encoding twin-arginine translocase TatA/TatE family subunit, whose product MFGRLGPFELILILCIALVVFGPSKLPEIGKSLGKAIKEFKGHANDISKDIDPNTQSKNEGNSEK is encoded by the coding sequence ATGTTTGGAAGATTAGGACCGTTTGAATTGATATTAATATTATGTATAGCATTAGTAGTTTTTGGACCATCAAAGCTACCAGAAATTGGAAAAAGTTTAGGAAAAGCTATAAAAGAGTTTAAAGGACATGCTAACGATATTAGTAAGGATATAGACCCAAATACACAATCAAAGAATGAGGGAAATAGTGAAAAATAA